One window from the genome of Saimiri boliviensis isolate mSaiBol1 chromosome 2, mSaiBol1.pri, whole genome shotgun sequence encodes:
- the ZBTB26 gene encoding zinc finger and BTB domain-containing protein 26 isoform X1, with protein sequence MERLGRRPRLRRRSAKMSERSDLLHFKFENYGDSMLQKMNKLREENKFCDVTVLIDDIEVQGHKIVFAAGSPFLRDQFLLNDSREVKISILQSSEVGRQLLLSCYSGVLEFPEMELVNYLTAASFLQMSHIVERCTQALWKFIKPKQPMDSKEGCEPQSASPQSNEQQGDVRGSPKQDSPCIHPSEDSMDMEDSDIQIVKVESIGDVSEVRSKKDQNQFISSEPTALHSSEPQHSLINSTVENRVSEIEQNHLHNYAVSYTGNDNIIMASKDVFGPNSRGIDKGLQWHHQCPKCTRVFRHLENYANHLKMHKLFMCLLCGKTFTQKGNLHRHMRVHAGIKPFQCKICGKTFSQKCSLQDHLNLHSGDKPHKCNYCDMVFAHKPVLRKHLKQLHGKNSFDNANERNVQDLTVDFDSFACTTVTDSKGCQPQPDATQVLDAGKLAQAVLNLRNDSTCVN encoded by the coding sequence gtCTGCCAAAATGTCTGAAAGATCAGATCTCCTTCACTTCAAGTTTGAAAATTATGGAGATTCAATgttacaaaaaatgaacaaattaagaGAAGAGAATAAATTTTGTGATGTTACAGTTCTCATAGATGATATTGAGGTACAGGGGCATAAAATTGTGTTTGCTGCAGGTTCTCCCTTCTTAAGAGACCAGTTTTTACTGAATGATTCCAGAGAGGTGAAAATCTCCATATTACAGAGTTCTGAAGTGGGGAGACAATTGCTCTTATCCTGTTATAGTGGTGTGCTGGAATTCCCCGAGATGGAACTGGTAAATTACTTGACTGCTGCAAGTTTTCTTCAGATGAGCCACATTGTAGAACGGTGCACACAGGCCCTGTGGAAGTTTATAAAGCCAAAACAACCAATGGATAGTAAAGAGGGATGTGAACCACAGAGTGCTTCTCCCCAGTCAAACGAACAGCAGGGAGATGTCAGAGGCTCCCCAAAGCAGGACTCACCTTGTATTCATCCATCTGAAGACAGTATGGATATGGAGGACAGTGATATTCAGATTGTTAAGGTAGAATCTATTGGGGATGTATCAGAGGTTAGAAGTAAAAAAGATCAGAACCAGTTTATTTCTTCTGAACCCACTGCTTTACATTCATCAGAGCCCCAGCACTCCCTGATAAATTCAACTGTGGAAAACAGAGTAAGTGAAATAGAACAAAACCATCTCCACAATTATGCCGTTTCTTATACAGGCAATGATAACATCATCATGGCCTCAAAAGATGTCTTTGGTCCTAATAGTCGAGGTATAGACAAAGGCCTACAGTGGCATCACCAATGCCCAAAGTGTACCAGGGTGTTTCGTCACCTGGAGAACTAcgccaaccatttaaaaatgcacaaactCTTTATGTGTCTACTCTGCGGCAAGACTTTTACTCAGAAAGGCAACCTTCATCGACACATGCGTGTGCATGCCGGAATTAAACCTTTCCAGTGTAAAATCTGTGGGAAAACCTTTTCTCAGAAGTGTTCCTTACAGGATCATCTTAACCTACACAGTGGAGATAAGCCCCATAAATGTAACTATTGTGATATGGTTTTTGCACATAAACCAGTTTTGAGGAAACACCTTAAACAGCTGCATGGCAAAAACAGCTTTGATAATGCCAATGAGAGAAATGTACAAGACCTCACAGTGGATTTTGATTCCTTTGCATGTACAACAGTCACAGACTCTAAAGGGTGTCAGCCACAACCTGATGCAACACAGGTTCTGGATGCAGGTAAACTGGCCCAAGCTGTTCTGAACTTAAGAAATGATAGTACTTGTGTGAATTGA
- the ZBTB26 gene encoding zinc finger and BTB domain-containing protein 26 isoform X2 — protein MSERSDLLHFKFENYGDSMLQKMNKLREENKFCDVTVLIDDIEVQGHKIVFAAGSPFLRDQFLLNDSREVKISILQSSEVGRQLLLSCYSGVLEFPEMELVNYLTAASFLQMSHIVERCTQALWKFIKPKQPMDSKEGCEPQSASPQSNEQQGDVRGSPKQDSPCIHPSEDSMDMEDSDIQIVKVESIGDVSEVRSKKDQNQFISSEPTALHSSEPQHSLINSTVENRVSEIEQNHLHNYAVSYTGNDNIIMASKDVFGPNSRGIDKGLQWHHQCPKCTRVFRHLENYANHLKMHKLFMCLLCGKTFTQKGNLHRHMRVHAGIKPFQCKICGKTFSQKCSLQDHLNLHSGDKPHKCNYCDMVFAHKPVLRKHLKQLHGKNSFDNANERNVQDLTVDFDSFACTTVTDSKGCQPQPDATQVLDAGKLAQAVLNLRNDSTCVN, from the coding sequence ATGTCTGAAAGATCAGATCTCCTTCACTTCAAGTTTGAAAATTATGGAGATTCAATgttacaaaaaatgaacaaattaagaGAAGAGAATAAATTTTGTGATGTTACAGTTCTCATAGATGATATTGAGGTACAGGGGCATAAAATTGTGTTTGCTGCAGGTTCTCCCTTCTTAAGAGACCAGTTTTTACTGAATGATTCCAGAGAGGTGAAAATCTCCATATTACAGAGTTCTGAAGTGGGGAGACAATTGCTCTTATCCTGTTATAGTGGTGTGCTGGAATTCCCCGAGATGGAACTGGTAAATTACTTGACTGCTGCAAGTTTTCTTCAGATGAGCCACATTGTAGAACGGTGCACACAGGCCCTGTGGAAGTTTATAAAGCCAAAACAACCAATGGATAGTAAAGAGGGATGTGAACCACAGAGTGCTTCTCCCCAGTCAAACGAACAGCAGGGAGATGTCAGAGGCTCCCCAAAGCAGGACTCACCTTGTATTCATCCATCTGAAGACAGTATGGATATGGAGGACAGTGATATTCAGATTGTTAAGGTAGAATCTATTGGGGATGTATCAGAGGTTAGAAGTAAAAAAGATCAGAACCAGTTTATTTCTTCTGAACCCACTGCTTTACATTCATCAGAGCCCCAGCACTCCCTGATAAATTCAACTGTGGAAAACAGAGTAAGTGAAATAGAACAAAACCATCTCCACAATTATGCCGTTTCTTATACAGGCAATGATAACATCATCATGGCCTCAAAAGATGTCTTTGGTCCTAATAGTCGAGGTATAGACAAAGGCCTACAGTGGCATCACCAATGCCCAAAGTGTACCAGGGTGTTTCGTCACCTGGAGAACTAcgccaaccatttaaaaatgcacaaactCTTTATGTGTCTACTCTGCGGCAAGACTTTTACTCAGAAAGGCAACCTTCATCGACACATGCGTGTGCATGCCGGAATTAAACCTTTCCAGTGTAAAATCTGTGGGAAAACCTTTTCTCAGAAGTGTTCCTTACAGGATCATCTTAACCTACACAGTGGAGATAAGCCCCATAAATGTAACTATTGTGATATGGTTTTTGCACATAAACCAGTTTTGAGGAAACACCTTAAACAGCTGCATGGCAAAAACAGCTTTGATAATGCCAATGAGAGAAATGTACAAGACCTCACAGTGGATTTTGATTCCTTTGCATGTACAACAGTCACAGACTCTAAAGGGTGTCAGCCACAACCTGATGCAACACAGGTTCTGGATGCAGGTAAACTGGCCCAAGCTGTTCTGAACTTAAGAAATGATAGTACTTGTGTGAATTGA